CCATAATGGCTCGGACATCGGCAAAATCAACATTTACAAGGCCTGGAATCTGCAAGTCATGTAGTCCAGTATAAATTGACAAAGCAAAAAAAGCAAGGCAAAGACCTCCAAGATATCTAAATATTTACTATGAGGCTTCATTTCAGTTATCACGGAAAGATGGAATAACCCATGAGTGAGGCTTTATGTTCTGGGTAAGACATACCGTAATTATGTCAGAGATACCACGAACACCTTGGCAAAGAATATCATCAGCCAAGTTGAATGCTTCTGTTACAGGGGTATTCTGGGTGACAGCAGTCAACAGCTTATCATTTGGAATGACAATCAGAGTGTCAACATTGTCTCTCAAAGCAGCAGTTCCTTCCTGTGCTTGAACTGCTCGTCTTCGGCCCTCAAAAGAGAACGGTGCCCCACCAGTACCAGTTCCTCCACCCATTCCAGCCTGCAATGAGCAAAGTCAAAATCAAGAATTAGGAAAGTAAAGAAAAGTGAGAACTAACACAAGAAAGAACAAGTGAATTGCACCAAAACCAGACAAGCAGCCCTAGTGTCCTATACAACCTTCTGTTATAGAAACTGAATGTTACGTTGCAGGGAATATATACGTGCAAGATTACATACTTCCAAATTATGCAGTCCACGGACTAACCTAGCTAGTGATTTTTAGTGAATATCTGATATCATATACATACTTGATTAGCGAATCATAATGTGCGATAAAGCTGAATCATATGAAGGTTAACAGAACATAACCAAACAAGAAATGAAAGCCCAAAACTAAAGTGAGTTAAACTTACCGTAACAAATACCATGTCAGAACCATAAAGTGCCTCTTCTATAGCTTCTCTACTTTCTTTAGCAGCATTCATACCAATATCAGGGTTCCCACCAGCACCAAGACCCctagttaactcctgaccaatTTGCAGTCGGTTATCCGGAAACACAGGCGACATTCTCATAGCTTGAATATCCGTGTTAAGAATCCAAAACTCAATACCTTTCATATTACTCTCAATCATTCTATTAACAGCATTcgacccaccaccaccaccaccaataactTTAATCTTAGCTGTACTGTAATTCTCCTCCGGGATAGACGAATCAATCAAACTCTCAGTAATTTTCCCAATTGACCCATCATTTTTCGGACTAATAACCGTGTCAATTCTTTCATTACCTCTCAACATAGATACTTCAGGATGTAAATTCAAGAAAGGGTTAATCCCATTACTACGCGAATTATTATTAACTGATGAacatctaaatcgttgttagctCATCAAACCTATACTTTTCGAACCAACCATCATCACATTATTATTAAACACCATATTGTTCAAACTAATTCCAATCATTCGATGATTATTATCTAAGACAACTCTTTGCCCAGGTGACAAATATGGCAGCtgagttgttgttgttgccaTCTTCACAAACAAGTACTAAAAAAACACAAAATCTCAATCGAAACTGACCTAGAAATTAACAGATGAAAAAATGGACCAGTATTAccagttcgagatgaggattccTCGAAAACATTCAGCCGTCGCCGAACATTTtggaatcaatcaatcaaatcttATTCGATCGagagaaatgtagttgagaatttGGTTTTCGGAGTTGAATTTGTGTGGAAGAGAGGATGAATTTGAGGGCTGCTTCTTCACTGGAGTGAAGAGTGAGGGAGAGAGAGCCCTAGAAAGGGTTTTTGTGATTTTGGTTTCTCTAGTTTGGTCCGCTCAGTCAGAACTACTACGCACACACGAGAGTTTTCACGACGACTCGGTCTAATTTTGAGGATTCCGTTTtgtattgtttttcttcttcttccggaTTTTAGGTCTAGGAATTAGGAGGACCACTGTAGCCGGTAAAATCAGTGCTCCGGTGAGGAATCCAAAAGTAAATTTTCAGCGGTAGGTTTTGATTGGTCGGTGCCATTGCTTTTGTCATTTTCAAAAAAAGTAATATAATGTATTATATTCTTCCGTTTcaggaaaaagtgatactttcactttttatgCCAAATTAAAAGATAAAAGTATTGTTTTACTTAAGCGGATGTATAGTATTTTATAATTACGATAAAActgataataataaaaaaaagggagAATGGATGGTGGCAAATAGACCGTTTAATCAGGATAAGATCATGAACCGTCTTGTGTCTTGGCTCCAATTGCAGCGAAATGGAATACGTAGTCTCTCTCCTTTCGGGAGATATGGTCAAGTGAAAGTTAACATCTAAGTCAACTTAGTCAATCTTGATTTACCAATAAATTTTCTGATCCGTTTTGGTTTTAATCGATTCAATCAATTGCTTTACAGACTTGTCTGAATTCTGCTCTATATTAATTGCAATTTAATAttgcttttcttttttgtttttcctctGGTTTTTTtgccctaatttcaatttttcttttgtgtaattgtctga
This portion of the Papaver somniferum cultivar HN1 chromosome 11, ASM357369v1, whole genome shotgun sequence genome encodes:
- the LOC113321649 gene encoding cell division protein FtsZ homolog 2-2, chloroplastic-like isoform X2; its protein translation is MLRGNERIDTVISPKNDGSIGKITESLIDSSIPEENYSTAKIKVIGGGGGGSNAVNRMIESNMKGIEFWILNTDIQAMRMSPVFPDNRLQIGQELTRGLGAGGNPDIGMNAAKESREAIEEALYGSDMVFVTAGMGGGTGTGGAPFSFEGRRRAVQAQEGTAALRDNVDTLIVIPNDKLLTAVTQNTPVTEAFNLADDILCQGVRGISDIITIPGLVNVDFADVRAIMANAGSSLMGIGTATGKTRARDAALNAIQSPLLDIGIERATGIVWNITGGSDLTLYEVNAAAEVIYDLVDPSANLIFGAVIDPSLSGQVSITLIATGFKRQEEAEGRPPVQGTQLPNGDINLGGMNRRPSSFNEGSSVEIPEFLKKKGRRFPRA
- the LOC113321649 gene encoding cell division protein FtsZ homolog 2-2, chloroplastic-like isoform X1; the protein is MLRGNERIDTVISPKNDGSIGKITESLIDSSIPEENYSTAKIKVIGGGGGGSNAVNRMIESNMKGIEFWILNTDIQAMRMSPVFPDNRLQIGQELTRGLGAGGNPDIGMNAAKESREAIEEALYGSDMVFVTAGMGGGTGTGGAPFSFEGRRRAVQAQEGTAALRDNVDTLIVIPNDKLLTAVTQNTPVTEAFNLADDILCQGVRGISDIITIPGLVNVDFADVRAIMANAGSSLMGIGTATGKTRARDAALNAIQSPLLDIGIERATGIVWNITGGSDLTLYEVNAAAEVIYDLVDPSANLIFGAVIDPSLSGQVSITLIATGFKRQEEAEGRPPVQGKLQGTQLPNGDINLGGMNRRPSSFNEGSSVEIPEFLKKKGRRFPRA